The following proteins are encoded in a genomic region of Gossypium hirsutum isolate 1008001.06 chromosome D05, Gossypium_hirsutum_v2.1, whole genome shotgun sequence:
- the LOC107904180 gene encoding uncharacterized protein isoform X5 produces MINFFENTVMAMQTGVGLSKILILAGAGYTGTVLLKNGKLSDILGELQSLVKGLEKSGEQADDSDALLAQVRRLSTESRQLASARQITVLNGDSGGIRTLFNQHKKS; encoded by the exons atgattaattttttCGAAAACACTGTCATGGCTATGCAAACCGGAGTAGGTTTGTCGAAGATCTTGATCTTAGCCGGAGCCG GTTATACGGGTACTGTCCTCCTGAAAAACGGTAAATTATCGGACATATTAGGCGAATTGCAG TCACTGGTGAAGGGACTCGAAAAATCGGGGGAGCAAGCTGATGATTCAGATGCACTTCTAGCTCAG GTGCGTCGTTTGTCAACGGAGAGCAGGCAACTGGCATCAGCACGGCAGATAACTGTTCTGAATGGGGATTCTGGTG GGATTAGGACCTTATTCAACCAgcataaaaaaagttga
- the LOC107904180 gene encoding uncharacterized protein isoform X6 — translation MINFFENTVMAMQTGVGLSKILILAGAGYTGTVLLKNGKLSDILGELQSLVKGLEKSGEQADDSDALLAQVRRLSTESRQLASARQITVLNGDSGKDEDSFMICIRD, via the exons atgattaattttttCGAAAACACTGTCATGGCTATGCAAACCGGAGTAGGTTTGTCGAAGATCTTGATCTTAGCCGGAGCCG GTTATACGGGTACTGTCCTCCTGAAAAACGGTAAATTATCGGACATATTAGGCGAATTGCAG TCACTGGTGAAGGGACTCGAAAAATCGGGGGAGCAAGCTGATGATTCAGATGCACTTCTAGCTCAG GTGCGTCGTTTGTCAACGGAGAGCAGGCAACTGGCATCAGCACGGCAGATAACTGTTCTGAATGGGGATTCTG GAAAA GATGAAGATTCATTTATGATATGTATAAG GGATTAG
- the LOC107904179 gene encoding receptor kinase-like protein Xa21: MSNFHFLSSALIFFHCFMVIYAVTTRNLTTDQSVLLEFKHQINDPHGILVDNWTTSHSFCNWIGVTCGAKHNRIVALNLPNMNLAGTIPPELGNLSFLASLNLSGNGFHGDLPVELGQLSRLKLVDLSSNFFTGEIPSSFGRLNQVSDLVLSNNNLTGAIPPEISNLLNMRTLDLESNKLYGSIPSSIYNISSLRKIYLSLNSLSGKIPDDMCHHLSNLEALYLGTNELSGQIPTTIHECRNLQGLALDYNQLSGSIPRSIGNLTALTELYLGGNNLGGEIPWEIGNLLNLEIFFAMDMRLTGLIPTSIGNLTNLKKIYLGPNFLEGEIPWEIGNIHSLEIFSAPNMSLNGEIPRSILNGSSLTAIYLMLNHLSGKLPDIRSDSNLEELHLWGNNLSGDIPESISNVSKLRNIALMANSFSGHIPNSLGNLKFLEELRLWKNNLTIETNSNGEWSFFASLLNCKYLKVLDLSVNPLKGVLPTSISNLSETLQVFSCADCRIEGTIPTEIGRLNNAMILELTNNELIGSIPTTIGGLTNLQYLGLSGNKLKGSIPHDLCGLKGLFELSLDDNELDGPLPPCLGELTSMRKLHLSFNKLHSSIPFSLWSLKDILEVDLSSNYFNGSLPLEIGKLSVLQHLNLSMNSLSNDIPSTIGNLRDLQVLALSSNRFQGLIPTSFGDLVSLESLDLSDNNLSGVIPRSLEGLRHLNNFNVSLNRLEGEIPSGGPFANFTSQSFMKNYALCGSPRLQVSPCKSNTHRNSKKTLLHVLRYVLPIVASIIIVVTLIVVCTPLKKKRKSTSSTTIEDSFPLKEWKRISYDQLSKATDGFSGGNILGSGSFGTVYKGILFDETEVAIKVFNLQIEGAFRSFDVECEVISKIIHRNLVKVITCCSSTTDFKALVLELMPNGSLDKWLYSNNHFLDILQRINIMIDVASALEYLHSGYSTPLIHCDLKPSNVLLDKDMIAHVGDFGIAKLLGEGDSMKQTMTLATIGYMAPEYGSAGIISVKSDVYSYGILLMETFTRKKPTDEIFAGEMSMKHWVKTSLGNGIIGVGDSGLLEEDDKYFVVKANCISSIMKLALDCSAELPEDRTDMNNVLSMLKNIKRKFMNDIEED; this comes from the exons ATGTCCAATTTCCATTTTCTTTCATCGGCATTAATATTCTTCCACTGTTTCATGGTTATCTACGCCGTGACTACCAGAAACCTCACCACCGATCAATCTGTTCTTCTCGAATTTAAACACCAAATCAATGATCCTCATGGCATCCTAGTCGACAACTGGACCACCAGCCACTCTTTCTGTAACTGGATCGGTGTCACTTGCGGTGCTAAGCATAACAGAATCGTAGCTTTGAATCTTCCCAACATGAATCTTGCCGGAACTATCCCTCCGGAATTAGGGAACCTCTCGTTCTTAGCCTCTCTTAATTTGAGTGGCAATGGATTCCATGGCGATTTGCCGGTAGAGTTGGGGCAACTGAGTCGTCTGAAACTCGTCGACTTAAGCTCCAATTTCTTTACCGGGGAAATCCCATCATCATTTGGAAGATTGAACCAGGTTTCAGACTTGGTTCTCAGCAATAACAATCTGACTGGAGCAATCCCTCCCGAGATAAGTAATCTTTTGAATATGAGAACACTTGACTTGGAATCGAACAAGCTTTATGGGTCTATACCTTCTTCCATTTACAACATTTCTTCATTGCGAAAGATTTATTTATCCTTGAATAGTTTATCTGGTAAAATCCCAGATGATATGTGCCACCATCTTTCCAATTTGGAGGCACTTTACTTGGGCACAAACGAGTTGTCAGGTCAGATTCCAACAACTATACATGAATGCAGGAATCTTCAAGGATTAGCATTAGATTACAATCAGTTGAGTGGCAGCATTCCCAGGAGTATTGGAAATCTAACTGCACTTACAGAGCTATATTTGGGTGGAAATAATTTAGGAG GTGAGATCCCTTGGGAAATTGGAAATCTGTTGAATTTGGAGATATTTTTCGCTATGGATATGAGGCTTACTGGACTCATTCCCACAAGCATCGGCAATTTAACCAACCTCAAGAAGATATATTTAGGTCCTAATTTTTTAGAAG GTGAAATTCCATGGGAGATTGGGAATATTCATTCATTGGAGATATTTTCAGCACCAAATATGAGCTTAAATGGGGAGATTCCACGTTCTATTCTCAATGGTTCTTCTTTGACAGCCATTTATCTCATGCTCAATCATTTATCTG GTAAATTACCAGACATAAGGTCGGATTCAAATCTTGAGGAGCTTCACCTATGGGGAAACAATCTTAGTGGAGACATTCCTGAATCTATCTCTAATGTTTCTAAACTCAGAAACATCGCATTGATGGCAAACTCATTCTCTGGTCATATTCCAAATAGTCTTGGCAATCTAAAATTTCTCGAGGAGTTACGCCTTTGGAAGAACAACTTGACCATTGAAACTAATTCAAATGGTGAGTGGAGCTTCTTCGCTTCCTTGCTGAATTGCAAGTATCTGAAGGTGTTAGATTTATCGGTCAACCCATTGAAGGGAGTTCTTCCAACTTCCATCTCCAATCTCTCCGAAACGCTTCAAGTTTTCTCTTGCGCGGATTGCAGAATTGAAGGCACCATTCCCACGGAAATCGGTCGCTTGAACAATGCAATGATTTTGGAACTTACCAACAATGAACTTATTGGATCCATTCCAACAACGATAGGAGGGTTAACGAATCTCCAATACTTGGGTCTTAGTGGAAATAAGTTGAAAGGCTCCATCCCACATGATCTTTGCGGTTTAAAGGGATTGTTTGAATTATCATTAGATGATAACGAGCTCGATGGACCTTTACCTCCATGTTTGGGCGAGTTGACTTCTATGAGAAAACTACACTTGTCCTTCAACAAGTTGCATTCATCAATACCTTTCAGTTTATGGAGCTTGAAAGATATCTTAGAAGTAGACTTGTCGTCCAACTATTTCAACGGTTCCCTTCCACTTGAAATCGGAAAGTTGAGCGTACTGCAACACTTGAACTTGTCAATGAATTCGTTATCAAATGACATCCCATCCACAATTGGAAATCTTCGTGATCTGCAAGTTCTAGCCCTTTCAAGTAATAGGTTTCAAGGCCTTATCCCTACGTCATTCGGTGACTTGGTGAGTTTGGAAAGCTTGGATTTATCAGACAACAACCTCTCCGGAGTCATTCCCAGATCTCTAGAAGGGCTTCGTCACCTCAATAATTTTAATGTGTCTCTGAATAGATTGGAAGGGGAGATACCAAGTGGAGGGCCTTTTGCGAACTTCACAAGCCAATCATTCATGAAAAATTACGCACTGTGTGGTTCACCTAGATTACAAGTCTCACCATGCAAAAGTAACACCCATCGAAATTCAAAGAAGACCCTTTTACATGTTTTGAGGTATGTTTTACCAATAGTTGCTTCAATCATCATAGTCGTTACCTTAATAGTTGTCTGCACACcactgaagaagaagaggaagagtaCAAGCTCCACTACGATAGAAGATTCATTTCCTTTGAAGGAATGGAAAAGAATTTCGTATGATCAGTTATCGAAAGCGACAGATGGATTTAGCGGAGGAAACATTCTTGGTTCGGGAAGTTTCGGCACTGTATATAAAGGAATACTTTTTGATGAGACCGAAGTTgcaataaaagtttttaatttgcaAATAGAGGGAGCGTTTAGGAGTTTCGACGTCGAATGCGAAGTGATCAGTAAGATCATTCATCGTAATCTCGTCAAGGTCATTACTTGTTGTTCTAGTACTACTGATTTCAAAGCCCTAGTGCTTGAACTCATGCCAAATGGAAGCCTTGACAAATGGCTATACTCTAACAATCATTTCTTGGATATTCTACAAAGAATCAACATAATGATAGATGTTGCATCGGCACTAGAATACCTCCACTCGGGATATTCGACTCCTCTAATCCATTGCGACCTAAAACCAAGTAACGTCTTACTAGACAAAGACATGATTGCTCATGTGGGAGATTTTGGGATTGCCAAATTATTAGGAGAAGGAGATTCCATGAAGCAAACAATGACGCTTGCCACCATTGGCTATATGGCACCAG AGTATGGATCAGCAGGAATTATTTCCGTGAAAAGTGATGTCTATAGTTATGGTATTTTATTAATGGAAACTTTCACAAGAAAAAAGCCTACAGATGAAATTTTTGCTGGAGAAATGAGCATGAAGCATTGGGTGAAAACATCACTAGGTAATGGAATAATTGGGGTAGGAGATTCTGGTttacttgaagaagatgacaaaTACTTTGTTGTTAAAGCAAATTGTATATCCTCAATTATGAAATTGGCTTTAGATTGCTCGGCTGAATTACCTGAAGATAGGACTGATATGAACAATGTTCTTTCCATGCTCaagaacatcaaaagaaaatttatgaaTGACATAGAAGAAGATTAA
- the LOC107904180 gene encoding uncharacterized protein isoform X3: MINFFENTVMAMQTGVGLSKILILAGAGYTGTVLLKNGKLSDILGELQSLVKGLEKSGEQADDSDALLAQVRRLSTESRQLASARQITVLNGDSGKVCIQTHPAKKTKIT; this comes from the exons atgattaattttttCGAAAACACTGTCATGGCTATGCAAACCGGAGTAGGTTTGTCGAAGATCTTGATCTTAGCCGGAGCCG GTTATACGGGTACTGTCCTCCTGAAAAACGGTAAATTATCGGACATATTAGGCGAATTGCAG TCACTGGTGAAGGGACTCGAAAAATCGGGGGAGCAAGCTGATGATTCAGATGCACTTCTAGCTCAG GTGCGTCGTTTGTCAACGGAGAGCAGGCAACTGGCATCAGCACGGCAGATAACTGTTCTGAATGGGGATTCTG GAAAAGTATGTATTCAAACACACCCGGCCAAAAAGACCAAAATCACTTAG
- the LOC107904180 gene encoding uncharacterized protein isoform X7 yields MINFFENTVMAMQTGVGLSKILILAGAGYTGTVLLKNGKLSDILGELQSLVKGLEKSGEQADDSDALLAQVRRLSTESRQLASARQITVLNGDSGG; encoded by the exons atgattaattttttCGAAAACACTGTCATGGCTATGCAAACCGGAGTAGGTTTGTCGAAGATCTTGATCTTAGCCGGAGCCG GTTATACGGGTACTGTCCTCCTGAAAAACGGTAAATTATCGGACATATTAGGCGAATTGCAG TCACTGGTGAAGGGACTCGAAAAATCGGGGGAGCAAGCTGATGATTCAGATGCACTTCTAGCTCAG GTGCGTCGTTTGTCAACGGAGAGCAGGCAACTGGCATCAGCACGGCAGATAACTGTTCTGAATGGGGATTCTGGTG GATGA
- the LOC107904180 gene encoding uncharacterized protein isoform X2, translated as MINFFENTVMAMQTGVGLSKILILAGAGYTGTVLLKNGKLSDILGELQSLVKGLEKSGEQADDSDALLAQVRRLSTESRQLASARQITVLNGDSGGKVCIQTHPAKKTKIT; from the exons atgattaattttttCGAAAACACTGTCATGGCTATGCAAACCGGAGTAGGTTTGTCGAAGATCTTGATCTTAGCCGGAGCCG GTTATACGGGTACTGTCCTCCTGAAAAACGGTAAATTATCGGACATATTAGGCGAATTGCAG TCACTGGTGAAGGGACTCGAAAAATCGGGGGAGCAAGCTGATGATTCAGATGCACTTCTAGCTCAG GTGCGTCGTTTGTCAACGGAGAGCAGGCAACTGGCATCAGCACGGCAGATAACTGTTCTGAATGGGGATTCTGGTG GAAAAGTATGTATTCAAACACACCCGGCCAAAAAGACCAAAATCACTTAG
- the LOC107904180 gene encoding uncharacterized protein isoform X1 has protein sequence MINFFENTVMAMQTGVGLSKILILAGAGYTGTVLLKNGKLSDILGELQSLVKGLEKSGEQADDSDALLAQEKYVFKHTRPKRPKSLRIYESHVGMSSPGLGPYSTSIKKVEKEIKEMAKKVRFMWY, from the exons atgattaattttttCGAAAACACTGTCATGGCTATGCAAACCGGAGTAGGTTTGTCGAAGATCTTGATCTTAGCCGGAGCCG GTTATACGGGTACTGTCCTCCTGAAAAACGGTAAATTATCGGACATATTAGGCGAATTGCAG TCACTGGTGAAGGGACTCGAAAAATCGGGGGAGCAAGCTGATGATTCAGATGCACTTCTAGCTCAG GAAAAGTATGTATTCAAACACACCCGGCCAAAAAGACCAAAATCACTTAGAATTTATGAGTCACATGTTGGAATGAGTAGCCCA GGATTAGGACCTTATTCAACCAgcataaaaaaagttgaaaaggaGATCAAGGAGATGGCAAAGAAAGTACGATTTATGTG GTACTGA
- the LOC107904180 gene encoding uncharacterized protein isoform X4 has product MINFFENTVMAMQTGVGLSKILILAGAGYTGTVLLKNGKLSDILGELQSLVKGLEKSGEQADDSDALLAQVRRLSTESRQLASARQITVLNGDSGGKDEDSFMICIRD; this is encoded by the exons atgattaattttttCGAAAACACTGTCATGGCTATGCAAACCGGAGTAGGTTTGTCGAAGATCTTGATCTTAGCCGGAGCCG GTTATACGGGTACTGTCCTCCTGAAAAACGGTAAATTATCGGACATATTAGGCGAATTGCAG TCACTGGTGAAGGGACTCGAAAAATCGGGGGAGCAAGCTGATGATTCAGATGCACTTCTAGCTCAG GTGCGTCGTTTGTCAACGGAGAGCAGGCAACTGGCATCAGCACGGCAGATAACTGTTCTGAATGGGGATTCTGGTG GAAAA GATGAAGATTCATTTATGATATGTATAAG GGATTAG